In Glycine max cultivar Williams 82 chromosome 4, Glycine_max_v4.0, whole genome shotgun sequence, the genomic stretch tgagaacaagagccAGCAATCTCTAACAGACCCAGTCACCGGAGAGAAGAGAAACTGGAAACCAGTTGCCAAAGAAACCACAAACCAGTCACCGTAGAAGAGAAAACAGAGGCAGAGAAACCTGTCACCAGTTAGAAACCAGTAGCCACAGAAGATAAACAATCAATGAGGAAGAGAATTCAGTTGCCAGAGACATTGTACACAAAAATGAGGGTGGCTGGATCAAGAGAAAGTGAGAAACAGCGCCTTTTTGGTTGATTTTATAAGCAAAatgttttagaatttgaaatcccaAAAATAGCCCCCCAAACAATCCCTAATGTTAGTGTTCAGAGGCCATTTTTGGAATCAAGAGATAGCACCACTATCCTGTTCGCTGTGGCCACCATTTTGTCTGCAATGAGCATTACACTGAACTGCTGCATAATGGCAACCCTGTGGCATAGTGGCTCTATTTGAAACCCTCCTTCAACCGTTTCCTAGACTCCCCTACTTGTTGATGCTTTTGTTGTTTGTCATTGTAGAAAAGAGCCAAGAGAGGAGGAAAAGCCTGCATATAATTTTTGCATGagtgaaagataaaaatggatTGTACAAAACATGCAACCTatctttaattaagaaaaatggatATATTagttgaatttaaatattttatagctACTCTGGGTTTAAACATTGAATTAAAACCGTTGTTTATTTTGACATATAAGTTTAGTATGTAACAAcataaaaatttgatatttaaattttcaaccCTTGAGAAAATTTCAATCCTAATGGCCAACCATCATGCCTACTGCTATTTTTGATTTTATTGATCCTACCATTATTTTTTCATGAATTGTTTAGGTATTTCATTTGcttatttttagtaattttatgGTACTTACGATGTGAGTAGAATTATAGTCCCGGTAggatattttagatttaaattatATCTATGTTTTATTTGCAGTGCCAATATATACCCTTATTATAGAAAATTGTATTCCATAACTTattgttttgttgttgatgCAGTTCAATATCCTATTTATCTAGTCTTCTAGACAAGGAAGATAGGTCTGTACGAATTGCTGCTGGTGAAGCACTGGCTCTAATTTTTGAAATTGGAGTTATAGATAAATTTTCTGCCAAGTCAGACAGTGCAAGTGATACAACGCAAGAAGGGAGTAAACCACTTGAAAGCTACATATTTTTACAAGGATTGAAAGGAAAGGTGATAAATCAATGCAAAAATCTTTCTATAGAGGCTGGTGGAAAAGGTTCTGCCAAGAAAGATCTTAATAGTCAGAGGAACTTGTTTCGAGATATCTTGGATTTTTTTGAGGTAGTTTGTTTTTACCACtactgttattattatttgaaaatgaatAATGTATTGCTGATGAAGCTGAAGCTTCTGTACTGATCTTACCTTGTGATACTAGTATGGTTACTCCCCGGATATTTCAATGAAGATTGGTGGTGATTCCCTGCAGGCATCATCATGGTCTGAAATGATACAGGTTTTTCTTGTGTGCTTTCTTTTTATATAGTGGTAGaaatctcttttttcatttcAGCATTTTGACATCTAGATTTTTGCAGTTGAATTTTATCAAGCATTTTCTTGGGGGAGGATTCATTAAGCATATGCAGGTTGGATTTCCCTTGCTTTTTCTTTGGTATGCTTCTGGTTATTGTATAATCTTGAAGTCATGTTTACCCcttctttttttccctcttcTCCCTTGGCAAACAGGAAAATGAGTTCTTACATGAAGTCTTTGGTTTCTCACCGAAGAGAAAGTATCTTAATACCAACGAACACAGAATGTCTGGTGGTGAAAAGGTAAGCTGTCCGTGATTGTGCCCAATTATCTTGACTTTGTGAAAATGGCTTTCCTTTTTTGTTGCCCCCCCATTTGTTATCATGCGCTGACCTGCTCCATTCCCTCCATCTGCAGAGAATGTTTAAGTCTCCAAATTCGGTTTTGAACAAGGCTAGGACACAATCACTTAATAAGCAGCGGATATTATCTGAGGTTGGCATTCTTACCATATAAAAGAACGTTTACTTCCCCCGTTGAATTACTTAACTTGATAATAGTTTACTTAAATGCAATTGAAATGTACACAATTATGACAAATTTTCCTGCAAAAACGAATGGGTAGAATGTACCATGTGTCTGGGTTTGCACCCGCATAGCTTAGGCTCTGAATGCCATGGTTGTCTTGTGCTAAGTTGGTTGTTCTTGCAATTACgcctatgtttatttttatttttgtttttgtttgccaATTTCCATTTACGCAATTATACGGTATGTTGTGGCCTTGTGGCCTTCCTTTAATCGGCATGCCTATACTGTATCGATGCttagttttttctctttgatttcttttgttaaattaacaGGGCAGAAACTTCGGCCACTACGCTGTCGGTATGGTTGACGAGGAGGCATGAATTTGACTGGGAACAACAATAATTATGTCTCAATTAGAGATTCGATCTTTCATTTGATGtacaaattcatatattttatcgGTGTTTATACTCTTTGGTCTTGTTACTTTTATCAATTACACAGTAGATTTCCATGACATGGGATTTATAATGTTATAATATGAATGGCAAATAGATACTATTGAGAAGGGATTTCATCTGGTtcgaaatgtttattttttaaggttATGCACAAGATTTAAAGAGTTATTAAATGACTTTGAAAtatgttattatatttgtaGATAGTGAAATAGTTCAGACTACATAAGAGTGTGGTTGTtctttagtttaaaaataagtaaaaaaataaaatgtgtagATAGCGAAATAGATACATTTTTCGTCCTCTAATTATAGAAACACAGACTCAATTTTAAATGCCTATATTAcagtaaaaaaatgtgttaattatatattttttttatactcttGATTTATTATGAAGTTTATTAGCGAGACAAGTATTTCAGAAAGTATAtacatttattgatttattagtgaaaaataaattattacttaaattatgaattatgttattaAATACAATTACCATTTTAACTGTTTAATTCTATGGaggtattaattaaaattaactaattaattatttttattggttttaatAAGCTAGTTAtttgtttcaaaaataattttcgtGGTGTACATGAAATAAACAGAGAAAACCTAAGAAGCTATAGAACCTGCAATAGCGTCAACAGGatcatatcatatataaataaaagaaagaataaaaaatgtttgttaGCCGATTCAAATTGCTAATAAACACTGTTTTATGACTTATACTTTGATATGTGAGAATGAAAATAGTCATTagagaatttataatatatatcttGTTCAACTAATTCAACTTGAACTCTTGACATGACTTATAATCTCCAGAAACAAAACAACCAATGAATTGTATAACATGCATATTTTCCTACTTATTTCTGcacaaattagaaaaaaagtgTAAGAGTAAgactaaaacatttttatttatctcttcCTTTATTTCTGTCTACCAAACAACTCTCATTTCTTCCTATTTCCCCTCTATTGATTGTTATTAAACATATCTAAATCCCATTGTGGTTGGATCAGAAAACAGTAGGTCATATAAAGTAGAAGGGAAAATGGGCCTGAAAAGGTTCAAAGAGAGTAATGGTCATTGGGCCGCCGAATGATGGAGTCCAGTTGAGTCTCGCACATATTTGGCAGAAAATAGAAGTGTAAGAAGAGACAGAGAGTGAGGAGAGGTGGTTGGAGATTGGGTGGCATCGAGTTGAAATCAAAGATGCTCGAACATGCATAAGCAAACGCATAGGCATGTGTGGAAGCGGATCAGAGACAGGGAAGCTGGGAAATTGCGTGCAAACCATTTCGCGAACCGCATAAAATCCAATCGCATTTCGCAACTCCAGTTGTCCAATCACAAAGACATTGTCTCACCTCACAAAGGCGCCATCAACTCCCTTCAGGTTGATTCGACAGAGGGAAGATATTTGCTATCCGCTGCCTCCGATGCCTCGGTAGCAGTGTACGACGTCCAACGACCCACCGTTTACGAAGcaggcggcggcggcggcggcggcatATCGAAACACAGCTCCATATTTGTCGTTGACAAGCAGCATCAGCAAGGCCATAAATATGCGGTGTCCACAGCTATTTGGTATCCCATTGACACTGGCTTGTTCGTCACTGGCTCTTACGATCATCACATTAATGTTTGGGATACCAATACCACCCAGGTCCATAGGATTAGGATAAGATTGATTATTGTTGACTTTTttcagtaattatttttttaaaagttgacaCTTGAATTGTGCAGGTGGTGGTGAATTTCAAAATGCCTGGAAAGGTTCATAGGGCTGCAATGTCCAATTTGTCAACGTCTCACATGCTTATTGCTGCTGCCACTGAGGATGTCCAAGTTCGCCTTTGTGATATTGCTTCCGGGGCTTTTGCTCACACTTTGTCCGGTCACCGTGGTATGTATGTCAATACTTGCTCTGTTTCATTTATTCAGTTTGTTCATTATGTGTGGGTTTGGTTTCACGTTGGGAAATTGATCCTCGTCCAGAATTTCACATGTTTGGTTTCCCGTTAGAGAAGAATTCTTAATTGATTTTGGGTTGAACTTTGAAGATCTTCTGCATTGGATTCAAAATTTTGTACTGGATTTTACTCCTAGCTTGATTTTATgacaaaaacattcaaacataaatcacaTCATTGGTTAGTTTAGTGGATCATTGGTTACTTACTGGGGTGTGTAGCTATACCATGCTTGTTCTCGTTTACCATTATGTAATCTGACATATTTGTATGGTTCTGTGCTTCTTTTGCATGAAGTATGAAATGTATTATCTGGTAATTGATTCACAATTTAGATCTAATGTTGTGTAAAATACTAGAAAGTGAGATGTGTGTCTGTTTCTCAAAAAAGGTTTTTGTGTGATGACAGATGGAGTTATGACTGTTGAATGGTCTAATTCAAGTGAATGGGTCTTGGTTACTGGGGGATGTGATGGTGCAATACGATTTTGGGACATCAGACGCGCTGGCTGTTTCCAAGTTTTAGATCAATCTCAGACTCAGCTTGGAAGACGCCCACCTATACTCAAACGCTCCATGATAACTaaggttttcttcttcttcttcttcttcttcttcttcttcatttttaagttttGCAAATCTGCAAATAGTGCATCTAAGAAATGGTTATAGCTAGTCACGTCATGACTGCTTTAATCTTGTAGATGGAATAGCAACTTGTAGTGTTATGTGAGTTTTTATGCTTGTTTTGTTATAATAAATCTCAAAGCCTTTATCACTCACAGGATTCAAGTACAAAATTGCGTGCTGCTCAGAAGAAACATGCTAATGGAAGTGGTAGCAGACAACAACCAATTGGCAGAGTTCCATCCAAGGGACCAATGAAGCAGAGATTACATCCAGGAATGTTGTCTACTCAGGATCGTGCGACTGCTCATTATGGTGCTGTGACAGGGTTAAAAGCGACTGAGGATGGCATGTATCTACTAAGTGCAGGTTGTTTTTCCATTACTTGTTATATCATAGAATTGAAAGAAGTATCTATGCAATAATCATTTTATATGGGACTCCATATGAAACTTGTTTCTTATAACAAgaacaacaaagccttatccttgtttcttgttttcaataaattcaTCAAAATATTGTTTGTCTAAATTCTCCCTCTCCCTAATTGATGTGATGCTGTATCACAGGGTCTGATTCTAGATTGAGGTTGTGGGATGTTGAATCTAGCTGCAACACACTTGTGAACTTTGAAACAGTTCGTCTGCAAATAAACAAACCTCTTCAACTAGCCACCACTCAAGATTCAGCCCTTGTTTTTGTTCCATGCATGAGATCTGTGAAAGTATGtatttcctttaatttattattatttattttaactataaatTAGATGTAGAAATTAGGTacatttatctttctttttgatTGTTCAGGCATTTGACATGTGGTCTGGGAACACATACACGATATTGCGTGGTCACTATGAATGTGTGAACTCTTGCTGGTTTAATCAACATGATCAGGTATGTTCAAGAGGTGGTGGTCCATTTTCTTTCCCTACTCTTCCTTATATGTGGTTCATCAACTTCTGGTGTCAGTTGTGAAATCTGTTAGGGGCTAGTCAGGCCAACATGTTTAGTttccaattaatttatttttttgtggttcTAAATCAAATCAAGGAAATGCAAAACTGAGTAGACATATGCGTTTTTGTTCATCGAGATTTATTATTAGTTCATTATTCATCTCCTGTCCTGCACACATATACACACTTCTAATCTCGTATCATCAAGCCATACGATTATGAACTATGGTTGACCTTtaccttttttctctttttttccattttgtcTTCTAAATTTCACTCTTTTATAGAATGAGTGTAACTTGTGTATATATGTAATCATTAGTCCGTTTCCTTCTTTGATAAAAGGAGTATTTAGGAAGGAAAGAgacaattaaaaaatgacaaatctTTGTGATCGTGTTTGAAGATGAAATTATGATAAAGGTGAAAGATGAAAAGGAAGCCATTTGTATGACAAATCAACTAGAAGCCAACTGACAAAACACAAGGTGAATCAGGGAGTCATCCCGGATTCCCGGTACTGATTACACTGAAAATATTCGTTGCTGCTTCTTTGAAAGCCATGGCTTGTCTGGACTAGAGTCAGTGTTCTGTTGGCAAGAATTGCATGGTCCCCAAgaggaaaatatttattaatttcttattatatatactAACTATATTAAATGCAATACTTCCTCATAGAACTTAGAACCCAAACTACTTGTACTTTTTAacgattttctttttttaatgattttctttGTTGTCACAGGAACTGTACACTGGTGGAAATGATAGACAAATTCTTGTCTGGTCACCTGCTAGATCAATCGCTGATGAAATGGTACACACTTTGAATGAATCTTGTCGAGATTatcatgtatatattttctCTGTCATAGTCTGACCTCATTAAAATAAACTGCAGGAAGGAACTGCTGAGGATCAGGATAACTGGAGTAGCTGAGTCTTGCCTCCCTTTGTGTGACAACTTTCCCTTGTTCGTCTTCTGCTTGCCACTTCTGTTAGATGTTTGTGGGATATATGTAAATGTAGGCTTGTTCCGGTTTTGGAGCTTATGTGAAATGCTATAAAGCACAAAAATGTATAGTAGTATCCCATTTTTTGTGTAGaatagaactttttttttcgtcatcttttaacttttaatcagtgtaaattttgaattgattcCTTTCCTTGTTGTAAGTTACATCATAAACACATTTTGTATCCCATTTTGCATAATGTTTTGCTAATATAAAGTTGTGTACAATATATTAAAGAAGTAAATTTTTTACCattatacatatttaattttttttcttatttaagcaCATCTAAACAAATGCTTTGATTTTTTAAAGTGTAGAGCCTctaaaatttttgaattaattcacaTGGATATTTGGGGacctttttctaatattttctaaCCATTCTTGATGATTATAGTCACTACACATGGATTGTTTTATTAAAGTCACAAAGAGAAGTCTAATTAGATGTTAAAATTTTCATACACATGATTGAGAATCAATTTGAAGCAAAAGTTAAAGTAATACACTCCGATAATGGACCCAAATTTTTTCTAAAAgacttttttacttgaaaagagATTTTACACCAAACAAGTTGTGTTGCAATACCCCAACAAAATGAGAGAGTTGAAAGAAAGCACCAACATATACTCAACGTGGCAAGAGCCCTAATGTTCCAATCTCACATCCCTGGTCATTTTTGGTCTTATGTTGTCAAGAATGGTGTCCATTTGATGAATCATTTTCCTTCTCCAACCAATTGGAATAAAACTCTCTTTGAGATTTTATATGAACAAATTTTGGATTTTCAAACACTTAAAGTTTTTGGTTGTATGGCCTATGTATCCATTTATGTTGCCAATCGCCACAAATTCGATCCACGATCTAGACGTGGAGTGTTTTTGGGGTTTCAAAATGGCACAAAAGGCTATGTTCTTTTAGACTAAGACACAAAggaagtttttgtttttctatgaaTCTATCTTACCATTTATTAATCAGCTCACTTCACCTGACAAATTGCTTTCCACACCACCCATTGGCCCAAATGGAACAACTATTGACAACAATCATTTTTCCATTGAGGCCCTACCAATTGAGCCTAACAATCTCCCACTGCAATCTCTTCAACCCGAAACCAGTGAAGCTGGATCACCATCTTCTGCCTCATCTTCCTCGCCTGAATCCATTTCGTCCCCTGCTCCTCACGGCTAACCCTAACCTCCTATTTGTTGATCAACTCGACCTCGTAGACCACCCGATAACTTAGCTGATTTCCATTGCAGCATGCTCACACAATCATCTTTGAAGTGTTTATATCTGCTCAACTCTATCATTTCTTACTTTCAGATTTTTGCATCTCACCATCATGTTCTCATGTCATTGTCTTCTAAGACTGAGCTTGCGAGCTACCAAAAGGCTCTTCAGTTCAAATGTTAGAGGGATGCCATGCAATTTGAGATGGAGGCGCTGATGTTAAATTAAACCTGGGACATTGTTGAGACTCCACTGGCTGCAAGTGGGCGTACAAGATTAAAAGACGATTTGATGGGAGCATCGAGTGATACAAGGGTCGACTCATtgtctatgtggatgacattgttTTGATTGGCAACTATGCTGAAGAGTTATCCAACATCAAACAAATTCTTCACTCTAATTTTCGCATCAAGGACCTCACCCTGCTCAAGTATTTCCTCGATCTAGAAGGGGCTCATTCTACTCGTGGCATTTCTTTGTGCCAACAAAAATATTGTCTGGTCTTGTTAACTGATGTTGGTCTTCTTGGATCAAGACCATCGTCTACGCCAATGGATAGTTCACTTAAACTCAACCATAATTTTGGGGAAGAACTTGTTGATCCCCTTCCTTATAGACGATTGGTTGAACGTCCAATCTATCTCACAAATACTCGACTTGACATCACCTATGCTACTCAGCAATTGAGTCAGTTCATGTCTTAGCTTACTCAAGTTCACTATCGGGGCACTCTCAAAGTGCTTCGCTACTTAAAGGGGTGTCCTAGAAAAGGTTTATTCTTCAAACACAATTCCTCTATTCAGATTCAATGTTTCAGCGATGCAGATTGGGCTACTTGCATTGACTCTCGATGGTCCATCACTGGTTATTGTTTCTTCCTTGGCCATTCGTTAGTGTCTTGGAAAAGCAAGAAGCAAGAGACAGTATCTCAATCGTCTTATGAAGTTGAATATCGTGCACTCGCCTCCACTACATGTGAGTTGTAGTGGATCACTTATCTGTTACAAGATCTCCACATTTCTTGTGATCGCCTTGCTGTGTTATATTGTGATAATCAACATGCCTTGCATACTGCGGTAATCCTGTTTTCCATGAGAGAACTAAACATCTTGGCATTGGCTTCCACATTGTCAGGGAGAAATCTCAACAAGGTCTCATGAGGCTACTTCATGTTCCATCTTCTAACCAATTGGCTGATATGTTTACCAAACCACTGTCTCCTGCTGGTGGGGGGGTATTAGCAAAATTAGAAATTCACACATCAACCAAGTCGTACAAGTGTTGAGTTGTGTGCTAAGATGCTCTTTTGactggctgttgttttgtctcatTGAGGACACATTCTGTATTTCTGTTTTGTATTTTTACCAAttgtatttgttgttatttCCATTTTAATCTTATCCTTAGTTATAGGCACAAAGAAtggctatatatatattctctccTCTGTAATTACTTGACTATGAATGAAATGTGTTTTTCATACGTCCCATTATAGTCTgtcatttctctcttttcatcCCTTATATCCAAACCTTTATTAGAAGAGCACTTCAGACATAAGAAAAACAAGTTCGCAAAAACAATGACTGAAACATAATTCAGACCCAAGATCAGTTAAAAGCATAGAGAAGGCAAAAGGTAAACGCAAAGAGTTACTGGTTCATTTTTATCACTTAGACTACGTCCAGTTCTTGGTAAATCATCAAGTTTCACTAACTTTacataaattacaaatattatttcACGATCACTTCTAgctcttataaattaaaactcCACCAAATTTGATCACACAAACAAGATTTGTGAAGGACTGTTGAGAGACTAAAATTGAATTGTATGCATAACCAAAATCAACACTTGGTCCTTTTCTCTCAGGATGTTTGAGGTGTTTTGAgagtttttttctaattttacaaGAGAATACATAAAGTCTTGTTGAAGGAAAAGAGTAAGAAATATTTGTGCAAGATCAATTACTTCAATCTTCACAACTTTTGGTTTATACAGATTTCGTCTTCAAGTATCTGTTGTCTCGTAATGAATAAATCTTCATTTGATCTTCATCCGTCAAAAGGAACAATTGGGTGCATTTAATGCATGTCATTTCTTCATGcaaaatgttttttgtttaatgCTTACATGGAGGAGAATTTGTAGCAAATAATCACTTCTTTATATTTAATCGATGACATATGAGATCttgacttcatttattctttataaGATTCATATTTTGTTAGCATATAACAAAAATCATTAAGAGTCTTGTTCGTTTTAAGACATAAACATCATTTTGACTCAATAAATTTatgtaacaatttttaaaataatattaataaaatgaaataaagaaagatTAAGGCACTTTGTccctctttatattttttataaataaaacataaactaaaagaaatagaaaaacaaagttttctttttttactgtgAGAAAGAAAGTTACAAAATCTAAGTGTGTAACTGAGgaataaaactttaattatatgatatggAGAGTGATAATTGTTAGCATTTATCATGTACACGTAAAAAAATCACCAAGATATattattatagatttttttgtttaaaaaaatgtaattacttTATAGTTTATTTGCAAATTTATATAGATTATACCAATTTATTTAGAATTTACGCAAAGTTTGACCAGTACTTTATAGTTTATTTGGCTAACTTATAAAgatgtttaataaataaatttaatttattaacttatataatttttagacattgattaaaatgatgattgaatttattttagctcaatttttttaataaaaaacctGATTTGTctcttatattatattatttattttaagaaaattattcttttaatgttatactatttattttcatgattaaattacttttaaaagatatttagtCTTTGTAccgataataataatttgtcttGAGAGATAAGAGAAAAATTTTATACAGTTATATAATTATAACCTAACATGTTTGATAAGTCATGTTgactcttaaaataattattttatattattaatacttaaatactaaactaaaaatataatttatataaaaaatatgatttaaatatgtttttatacttataatatactcattttttcagtttattacctctatatatatatatattattttactgtttgacatttttaaaatcttaCATTTGACACCtgttgttagttttatttttattaaaaaaaatattttaagcagtaaactgaaaaatgataaattaaaagcctaaaaaatattaaataaacatttattctttttttcttttatttccttgTGTATCCGAAATATTCGTTTGGTAGGGTCTAGTGTAGGCTTAACTTTTACAAAAACTGGTGGTCCAAGACCAACCCTGGTTAACAATTTGTCAATTTCTTTACTCACCCGTTGCCTTCTCCTTTTAAAAActcaaatcaaaatatttgaaCGCCAAATGTTCCAACTCATAGAATTTCTCTTAGATTTTGAATCTACCAACATTCTATTGGCATTGCTGCTCCTgctcagaaaaaataaaataaataaagttgataGTATTTGAGATCTCCAAATCCGATTTGGGATTGGTCCCTCCGTTGATGGCCAAAGTTTGTTGAAATCATCAGAATTCGAGTGGTGAGTCCAATGCTCTGTTGTCATAGTTTGTCTGGCCCTTTTCGCCATCTTTTCTCCTCTTCACTTTTTTCTCTCATGTCTCTATCTCGGTAACTGTTTCAAGGTAGTAAAATACATCATAACACCGTCCCATTCTTCATTATGCACTAGTCGCGTTTCAGTTTAAAACTAACGGTAACGCGTTTCTTAAAAGGAGTGGTTGTTGTTGAAGTTGAACGGAGGAGAAGAAGATGTTGTGCGCTTGTTCTTCCGGGGAGCAATTCATATTCGAAGAGCCGCCGCACTCGCCGGAGTCCCTCGCCACCAGGGATTTCTCCGCCAGCGGACTCTCTTCCAGGACCGGAGAATGGGAACCTAAATTCGATGAAACTCAAGTAGAAGAAGCTGAATCTATTCTTAAAGAAGCTCTTTCCTTAAACTACGAGGTTCGTAGTAACAAATACCAAtgcatatctatttttttttttcaggaatTACTATACAGTCCAAGACTACGACGGTCCGACTAATATCTATGTGACAAGCAATTAGTGTTATTAATTCTTTCGTAAATTGAAAATTACGGGTTGAGACTGTAGACACGTGCGGGTCCTGAATTACCTTATAATATTTCCTTTCTCATGGATAATTCTGCTTGATTCGAATAAGACTACTAGGGAGTAAAATTCCCTTTCTAAGTATTTAATGTAATTGCTCACTGAACTAGAGACCACTATTTAAGGTGGAACAATCCTATGTCAGTTGATCTACGTGCTGGGCGGATTGTGTGTGCGTGTGATTTATTTTTGATTGAAATATCATGTGTGTTTTGAATGAATTTCAGGAGGCTAGGGCTTTGTTGGGGAGGCTTGAATACCAGAGAGGGAACTTCGATGCTGCACTTCAAGTATTTCAGGGTATAGACATCAAGGGTTTGGCCCCAAGAATGATCAAGGCTATTGCCGAAAGAACCAAGCAAAGAAAACCGCGTTCCAAGGCAGATATCATGGTTCCGAATGTGATGTCATTGCATTCGGTTAGCCTGCTTCTAGAAGCAATTTTGCTTAAAGCAAGATCGTTGGAGGAACTTGGGCAATGCATTGGTTGGTAACTGTTGTTATATTACCTTTTTGGAGGACTTTCGTGTGCTTTATGTTGTTTGATAAAGCGTTTCATTGGTAAATTGCACAATTTAATTTTGCATGTGAGATCTTGAACGTTACTCTATTTGAATTTAACTGCCATTATTTGGATTTTATGGATGAGAGGTTTCGGGTGCCCATTCTGATTAGTTTAGTGCTTTCTCATTTGCTAGAGGCTGCAAAGGAGTGCAGAATAATTCTGGATACGGTTGAATCTGCCCTTCCTAATGGAATGCCTGAGGGTATTGGTGAA encodes the following:
- the LOC100815581 gene encoding WD repeat-containing protein ATCSA-1, with product MHKQTHRHVWKRIRDREAGKLRANHFANRIKSNRISQLQLSNHKDIVSPHKGAINSLQVDSTEGRYLLSAASDASVAVYDVQRPTVYEAGGGGGGGISKHSSIFVVDKQHQQGHKYAVSTAIWYPIDTGLFVTGSYDHHINVWDTNTTQVVVNFKMPGKVHRAAMSNLSTSHMLIAAATEDVQVRLCDIASGAFAHTLSGHRDGVMTVEWSNSSEWVLVTGGCDGAIRFWDIRRAGCFQVLDQSQTQLGRRPPILKRSMITKDSSTKLRAAQKKHANGSGSRQQPIGRVPSKGPMKQRLHPGMLSTQDRATAHYGAVTGLKATEDGMYLLSAGSDSRLRLWDVESSCNTLVNFETVRLQINKPLQLATTQDSALVFVPCMRSVKAFDMWSGNTYTILRGHYECVNSCWFNQHDQELYTGGNDRQILVWSPARSIADEMEGTAEDQDNWSS